From a single Silvanigrella aquatica genomic region:
- a CDS encoding TrbI/VirB10 family protein, with product MNNTQDDKNKIFHKPNVVTNRGKITIAFIVAGGIGFLGIAAGSNYFATKQLEESEQKKKDINSDAMNTPVSNTPTQWDNMPNYIGQNQEPKYPTTQVSNQNSEVTDSQVTVQKNIGDQEISTIDKQSEKKARESDTEIDKINQQLNAEKSIQNLEDSEIYLGSKKKSAKSPFEIISGSVIPATLQTGLNSELPGYATAIVRQNVYDSVSGNFLLVPKGTKIFGKYESKVAYGQKRLLMQWDRLIFTDGSSISLKGMNGTDKEGYSGFEDQIDNHFASLMSGAILMSIIGAGAQLSQPNNQNNGTYPSTQQQVGQTIAGQMGTQIATISGQVVQKNMNIQPTIVIRPGYEFNIMVSKDIILEPIKK from the coding sequence ATGAATAATACACAAGACGATAAAAATAAAATATTTCATAAACCAAATGTAGTTACAAATAGAGGAAAAATAACAATAGCATTTATTGTTGCTGGTGGAATTGGTTTCCTTGGTATTGCAGCAGGATCTAATTATTTTGCAACAAAACAATTAGAGGAAAGTGAGCAGAAAAAAAAGGATATTAATTCTGATGCAATGAATACTCCTGTATCAAATACCCCTACACAATGGGATAATATGCCAAATTACATTGGTCAAAACCAAGAACCAAAGTATCCAACAACTCAAGTTTCAAATCAAAATAGTGAAGTAACAGATAGTCAAGTTACAGTTCAAAAAAATATTGGCGATCAAGAAATTTCAACGATTGATAAACAAAGTGAAAAAAAGGCTAGGGAGTCTGATACAGAAATTGATAAAATTAATCAGCAATTAAATGCTGAAAAATCTATACAAAATCTTGAAGATAGTGAAATTTATCTAGGAAGTAAAAAAAAGTCTGCTAAATCGCCTTTTGAAATTATCTCAGGTTCAGTTATTCCAGCTACTTTACAAACTGGTCTTAATAGCGAGCTTCCTGGTTACGCAACAGCAATAGTTCGGCAAAATGTTTATGACTCAGTTTCCGGTAATTTTCTATTAGTACCTAAAGGAACAAAAATATTTGGAAAATACGAATCAAAAGTTGCTTATGGCCAAAAGAGATTGTTAATGCAATGGGATAGATTAATTTTTACTGACGGTTCCAGTATTTCCCTAAAAGGCATGAATGGCACAGACAAAGAAGGATATTCGGGATTTGAAGACCAAATAGACAATCATTTTGCAAGTTTAATGTCGGGTGCAATTTTGATGTCAATTATTGGTGCTGGAGCGCAATTATCTCAACCTAATAATCAAAACAATGGTACTTACCCTTCTACTCAACAGCAAGTTGGTCAAACAATTGCAGGTCAAATGGGCACACAAATTGCTACTATAAGTGGGCAAGTTGTACAAAAAAACATGAATATTCAACCTACAATAGTTATCAGACCAGGATATGAATTCAATATTATGGTTAGTAAAGACATAATTTTAGAGCCGATTAAAAAGTGA
- a CDS encoding TrbG/VirB9 family P-type conjugative transfer protein, whose protein sequence is MKNKNTILIIVIFCIPRLSIAQEQKNVSTDIPEQIAPYMKKILEDQKKELDKKENEAKEIQKGINKDKAVIVPAINVKKIKNRKNNSSNEDNIEDMYLNDLDRYRKIEKSKPYIKNGTVYYSFGVGEASIICSVLQICDIELEKGEVISNIQIGDSERWIVKVNNSTTSDTSAHILLKPKENKLKSNMIIFTDKRQYNIQLKSVKKKYFSKIAFNYPQEENKLVTVFSDIPEKSLSNYKIRGDSTSWTPEEIRTDGKKTFIKLPEKFFHSPDMPTVYSLDNDGTQAQVNYRILNNWIVVDVSLNKGQLIQGVGLNQKKVIFTKVGTVGIISRIFSNEK, encoded by the coding sequence GTGAAAAACAAAAATACAATATTAATTATAGTAATATTTTGCATTCCTAGATTATCAATAGCTCAAGAACAAAAAAATGTTAGTACAGATATTCCAGAACAAATTGCTCCTTACATGAAAAAAATATTAGAAGACCAAAAAAAGGAGTTAGATAAAAAAGAAAATGAGGCTAAAGAAATACAAAAAGGAATTAATAAAGATAAAGCAGTAATCGTTCCTGCAATAAATGTTAAAAAAATTAAAAATAGAAAAAATAATTCTAGTAATGAAGATAATATTGAGGATATGTACTTAAATGATCTTGATAGATATAGAAAAATAGAAAAGTCAAAACCTTATATTAAAAATGGTACTGTTTATTATTCTTTTGGCGTTGGAGAAGCCTCTATAATTTGTTCTGTTTTACAGATATGTGACATAGAATTAGAAAAAGGAGAAGTCATTTCAAATATTCAGATTGGCGATTCTGAACGTTGGATTGTAAAGGTTAATAATTCTACAACTTCTGATACAAGTGCTCATATTTTATTAAAACCAAAAGAAAATAAATTAAAATCTAACATGATAATTTTTACTGATAAGCGTCAATATAATATTCAGTTAAAAAGTGTAAAGAAAAAATATTTTTCAAAAATTGCTTTTAATTATCCTCAAGAAGAAAATAAATTAGTAACAGTATTTAGTGATATACCTGAAAAATCATTATCAAATTATAAAATAAGAGGTGATTCTACTTCATGGACACCTGAAGAAATTAGAACTGACGGTAAAAAAACATTTATTAAATTACCTGAAAAATTTTTCCACTCCCCTGATATGCCAACTGTTTATTCTTTGGATAATGATGGTACACAAGCGCAAGTCAATTATAGAATTTTAAATAATTGGATTGTTGTTGATGTTTCATTAAATAAAGGACAATTGATTCAGGGAGTTGGTTTAAATCAAAAAAAAGTAATTTTTACTAAAGTCGGAACTGTTGGAATTATTTCTCGCATTTTTAGCAATGAAAAATAA
- a CDS encoding VirB8/TrbF family protein → MLGIDKKNDNENPYMPYVQAKFEWNERYGSLIRDKKIWQITSIFSVLANIICIISLVIIAFKPKFIPYIVKVTNQGQPIQIERVDANTKIDNAIVIYQLSQFITDIRTITTDGKLKKIMMERVRVYCSQNAFNTVQDYWIKTPPDKTAQIMSISVQIDSVLPLTGSDSWQINWTEIASKNGMQIGSVKWTAILNIGKNTINTEPDYLKNPTGLLIKSISWSQVY, encoded by the coding sequence ATGCTTGGTATTGATAAAAAAAATGATAATGAAAACCCTTATATGCCGTATGTTCAAGCAAAATTTGAATGGAATGAAAGATATGGATCATTAATTAGAGATAAGAAAATATGGCAAATAACGTCTATATTTTCTGTATTAGCAAATATTATATGTATTATTAGTCTTGTAATAATAGCTTTTAAACCAAAATTTATTCCATACATCGTTAAAGTAACAAACCAAGGCCAACCTATTCAAATAGAACGTGTTGATGCAAATACAAAAATTGATAATGCTATTGTTATTTATCAATTATCTCAATTCATAACAGACATTAGAACAATAACGACTGATGGAAAATTAAAAAAAATAATGATGGAAAGGGTTCGTGTTTATTGCTCACAAAATGCTTTTAATACTGTCCAAGATTATTGGATAAAAACACCTCCAGATAAGACAGCTCAAATTATGAGTATTTCAGTTCAAATTGATTCAGTTTTGCCTTTAACTGGTTCTGATTCATGGCAAATAAATTGGACTGAAATTGCAAGTAAAAATGGTATGCAAATAGGATCTGTAAAGTGGACTGCAATATTAAATATTGGAAAAAACACAATAAATACTGAACCTGATTATCTAAAAAATCCTACAGGTTTATTAATAAAATCAATTTCTTGGTCTCAAGTTTATTAA
- the trbL gene encoding P-type conjugative transfer protein TrbL, with amino-acid sequence MRIIKYLVIVIALCSFKYILAQSSTQATANDFFRVFDGIHDTFFNIARTWQAKAENMAMTLFLYLAIIDVIIFGINCVLKKDDIKQILNGFIYKVIFLGGFVSLMQWLPYLTDPNTGILASFEIAGAKIANLNRLSPTGIVDSGLSIISAIISDSDKATFMSPFTSLMLAFTIIVLMYCFLSIAWELLITKLEAYLLMFGGCFFLAFAGSQFTKQYAFGYLKYSFNIGVKLFFSYLVISVGINISDEILNLINKSNNICGNLYSLLIISATFLTYSTIVKRIPQIANGFISGMSASSGSDSAAAIAGLAAGMTKLAVGGGAGGGGGLGGKVLGGGLAGFASSAGKMIGSAAAKGAGHAHAAGRSFGNAFKANMASDKSTNLQPNAPRAAAKAAMHTVSTAAENISDAMDKSANNIADKAMKMHEENIKSSPFTAKAPPPPPPPTPAAPPKSDNGFFKSSTSNSSNGKTGFFNAKNKS; translated from the coding sequence ATGAGAATTATAAAATATTTAGTAATAGTTATTGCCTTATGTTCTTTTAAATATATTCTTGCTCAAAGTTCTACACAAGCAACCGCAAATGATTTTTTTAGAGTATTTGATGGTATACATGATACTTTTTTTAATATCGCAAGAACATGGCAGGCAAAAGCGGAAAATATGGCAATGACATTATTTTTATACTTAGCCATAATTGATGTAATTATTTTTGGAATTAACTGTGTCCTAAAAAAGGATGATATCAAACAAATATTAAATGGCTTTATATATAAAGTTATTTTTTTAGGTGGATTTGTAAGTTTGATGCAATGGTTACCTTATTTAACAGACCCGAACACAGGAATATTAGCTTCATTTGAAATTGCTGGAGCAAAAATTGCAAATTTAAATCGTCTTAGTCCAACTGGAATTGTAGATTCTGGGCTTTCTATCATTTCGGCAATAATAAGCGATTCAGATAAAGCAACCTTCATGTCTCCATTTACTTCATTAATGCTTGCCTTCACAATTATAGTTTTAATGTATTGTTTTTTATCAATAGCTTGGGAATTGCTTATAACAAAACTTGAAGCGTATCTTTTAATGTTTGGGGGATGTTTTTTTCTTGCATTTGCTGGCTCGCAATTCACTAAACAATATGCTTTTGGATATTTAAAATATTCATTTAATATTGGTGTAAAATTATTCTTTTCATATTTAGTAATTTCAGTTGGTATAAATATTAGCGATGAAATATTAAATTTAATTAATAAATCAAATAATATATGTGGAAATTTATATTCACTTTTAATTATAAGCGCAACATTTTTAACATATTCAACCATAGTCAAAAGAATTCCACAAATTGCGAATGGTTTTATAAGTGGGATGAGCGCTTCAAGTGGTTCAGATTCAGCAGCCGCTATTGCTGGTTTAGCTGCTGGAATGACAAAGCTTGCTGTTGGAGGAGGAGCTGGTGGTGGTGGAGGTCTTGGGGGAAAGGTTTTAGGCGGAGGGTTAGCGGGATTTGCTTCTTCTGCTGGGAAAATGATTGGTAGCGCTGCTGCAAAAGGTGCTGGGCATGCTCATGCTGCTGGAAGATCATTTGGTAATGCTTTTAAAGCAAATATGGCCTCTGACAAGTCTACAAATCTTCAACCTAATGCTCCTAGAGCAGCAGCTAAAGCCGCTATGCACACTGTTTCAACAGCAGCAGAAAATATCAGTGATGCGATGGATAAGTCAGCTAATAATATTGCAGATAAAGCAATGAAAATGCACGAAGAGAATATAAAATCATCTCCTTTTACTGCAAAAGCACCACCGCCTCCGCCTCCACCAACTCCAGCGGCACCTCCAAAATCAGACAATGGATTTTTTAAATCTTCCACATCAAATTCTTCAAATGGAAAAACAGGATTTTTTAATGCGAAAAATAAGAGTTAA